The sequence GATGACGAATATATGGTTTCTCTTGTACATTGTTTTCTTAACACttcttccatcaccttgatccatTTGAAAGGTGATGAAGACGTAGTTGCATTCTTAGTTGCTTGTTCGTTTCTTTtatgtatctcttcttccattgcagcaattgatttggttgttctcttgcatcttctaagtatgtgGTTGATGGAATTGGTAGTTGATGAAGGATTTGCCATTGAAAACTTGTTTAACTTATATTTTCACCTCAATAATATCCTTTGAACACAAAATTGAGTTATCTTCCTTATACAGACGGATGCCCAACGACTATATTTCTTAGAACTCACGCCCAACGACTATATTTTTTAGTTTAAGGAGTTTGAATATGAATTGATGTAATGTGCTTTTATAATTAGTAAAATCGTTGTTGTTATAATTTTAACGAGTTTAAATTTGATGAACATGATGTAGtgtgcttttacaataattaagtACGTGCAACAAGTATTTAAACCAACATGCGACCCTATTGGACGAGTTGTGTCTCGTGAGCGTTTacatagagatatacccacaaaacctttcaTCATTTCAGTTGTTTACTCCTTATCTGAATCTTCCGAGGATGTATCTTCTGCACCTTGTGGGTCATACTCATCAGGGATGTTGTTTTTCAACATCAAGTAACAGCTATAAAAACGGAAATTCAAGTGGTGTTTTTTTGAATAACTAGTCAAAGCCTCCGTCTCCTACAAGCAAATAAAACAATATCAATTACAATTTAATTTTTCAACATTAATAACTACACATACTTAGGTATAAATAGGTCAATTACTTACTATCTCGGATTCCACTGGAGCCCTAAATAGGCATAAAGTTTTTTGAATCGTTACATATTTTGTCACTTCAGCAGTTATAACATTTAATCTTGTTCTTAGGTAACCATTGTTTCTCTCATTTGGATTGCCGGTATTGATAGTAAACCTTTGGAGCAATTGTTCCCAAATGTTTGtgttaacttcttcttcaatttgttgATAAACTTCGATCCATGAACTAACAATCATTTCGTCTTCTGCCGGATTATAACCCACCATAATTAAGAAAGAAATATGTTGCTTTGTAAATAATAATTTGGAAAcagaagtgtttttttttttgagatgcaGATGAAAGTAGGTCGAATTAATGTGTTCATTGGTAAACCATATGTGATCTATTTATACATGGTAAGTATACGTATCCATATACTGTACAAAGAGATTACTCTTACCGTGCAAAGAGATTTCACTAGGAAGTATATATATCCATGTACTGTAGAGATTACAAGGATAAGTATACATATCCAAATACTGTACGAATGAGATTTCACAGATAAGTATATACATATTCAAATACTGTAATAAGAGATTTCATGGAGTAATCTTCAGGCTTAAATAACCAACTCATAATCGTAAACCACATGGCCATAAGATAAAAACGTAATTATTCTAATACATAATTCAAGCCTAAAAATATTTTAAAGTCCATCTTACATATGTCTTTAGCATTAAGACTTTtaaacaaacacaaaagttaaagGGTTATCAttcatcctcttcctcctcctcgtcgtcatcatcatcgtcaccatcatcatcatcatcatcatctccatctccatcatCTTCATATTCGTCTACCACATGTCTGTCTCCATAAACATGTTCATCTGCAGGTTCAAATTCATCCGGTATTTGGTCATTGTAATCTCCTTAATAATTAAATGCACCATCCTAGTTTTCACCGGgaacaatttcttcttctaaatccgtATCATCATAATCTCCATCCGATAATGGAAGTACCACGTATTCCATATCTGAACCCCCCAAACTAGACAAGTACCCTGCCTGGCCTCCTCTACCCGGACGAGCAACAATGTGTTTGACAAGATCCGTTCTTAATTGTAGGTGCATTTCTAGGTTTTTCAGAGATGACATAAAAACACGACCTTCAACGGTAGGTTATGGAATCGAAACAAGAACAACTCTGCCCCAATCTGTATCCCGACGTTCATGCTCAATGATCATGTCGTGTAAAATAAGACAACATTTCATAATTAGGTTCAAGTCAGATTCATACCAATACTTACACGGTGATCCGACAATTCAAAATTTAGCTTGAAGCACTCCAAAAGCACGCTCAACATCCTTTCTTTTAGCCATTTGATACTTGTTGAATCTCACATACTCTGGAATGTCCAATGTCTGACTGAAACCTTGTACAATTGTAGTCAACTTTTGATAGATACCATCGGCTAAGAAATAACCCATATTGCATTGGTGACCGTTGATGACATAATTACATGGAGGTGTTGCACCCTTTAGCATGTTATCGAAAAGGGGTGAGTGTGCCAACACATTCAAATCGTTATTTGATCCCGGCattccaaaaaaagcatgccaaaaccacaaATCATATGATGCCACCGCCTCTAGTACCAGAGTACTCTCTTTCTCTTTACCCCGGTAAACTCCTTGCCAAGCTACCAGACAATTCTTCCATGGCCActgcatacaatcaacactacCAAGCATTCTTGGAAATCCTCGTTCCGCATTCTCAGCGAACAACCTCTGAACATCTTCAGGAGTGGGTTAACGCAAATATCTTTCTCCAAAATTCATGCAAACGGTGTGGCAAAATCTTTTTAGATAATAGTATATTGTGGTGGCACCCATACAAGTGTAATCATCAACACTATCAACTACCGTACTTTTGCACAAACATTTCATcacaacaactaatttcataTGTGGAGAATGCCCCATAGTACCAGTTGCATCCGGACGCTAATGCCGTTCCAGATCCACTTCAAGCAATTTTCCTAACAATTTCTCGAACAATTCTTCCCTCATGCCTAGACGTTGTTTGAATTGTCTTGAGGTATAACCAGTTCCCGtgtaaaataatcattcatcattttcGCATCATGCCATGCTCGATCTCGGGTAATTACATTACGTGTTTGCACCTCCCTAGGTATCGGTTGTCGAATGATACGCAGTCGTTCATCCAAACACAATTGTGTAAACATTAGCAaagctttttcttcttcatcactagaagTATCCAAATGTATTCCGTATTTAACTCTCACATAAGCACGCATAAGACTCATTTTGTACCTTTccaaacaacaaaaataatatcATTTTATCTATACCATACATCAATACAATCCAATCAATGTGATAATACATCAACGGAATAGAAGTTTACAAACATTTCATTCAACATATCAAGAGATGCATCACACAACAAGATCAAATTAATatcaactaaaatcaaaatcaaattaattttaaaccctaaaattacaaTCACTCACCTTTGATGATTTCGTGGATGGAAAACGAAATTGAAGGATGAATTTGTTTCACCTTGGAGTAACGATCAAACCCTTTTAATTTAAGCCAACGAACCGCAATTAATCACCACGAAAATCAAAAGGGGATAAAAGGGGTTTTAGAGGGGTTTGagagaagaaagaaattgagaagaagaagaagtgggaggAAGGATCGATCTCCTGGAACTTTATTCCTCTGTGACAGAAACCTAATTTCCGTTTAGTCAAGTCAACGAGTTGACTGTGACGGAAACTCAGTTTAATGGAGCTGCCTTGTGACAAGTATCACTTCCCTACAAataagggatagggaagggatgaggCCAATCACAGTGCTTGGTCTTATAAAATTGGACCAGGCATGAGCAAAAGGTTGGTGGAGGCTAggatttctttcctttcttctagagagaaaaaggagagagaactATACCGTCTTATAGACTAGGAGTCTAGGACCTTATAATCACACTCCCGCCAAAGAACCTGGAAAATGCACTTATCCATCCGTTCTAATGCTTAAACCCTAAATTTGCCTTTCCCTCTTCCTCTCAAACAAAAACCCTACCAAACTTCCCTGCAAAAGCTTTTCACACACATCtaacttcatcaaattcattTGGAGGTAGCAGCAGAAAAGGGTTAGGGGTTTGATTCTCATTTACAGAGTGTCTGGTATGCCTGGTCAGTTACTGCCTCTTAAATTAGTCAATAATTCTGTAACTACAAG comes from Papaver somniferum cultivar HN1 chromosome 7, ASM357369v1, whole genome shotgun sequence and encodes:
- the LOC113295498 gene encoding uncharacterized protein LOC113295498, whose translation is MLGSVDCMQWPWKNCLVAWQGVYRGKEKESTLVLEAVASYDLWFWHAFFGMPGSNNDLNVLAHSPLFDNMLKGATPPCNYVINGHQCNMGYFLADGIYQKLTTIVQGFSQTLDIPEYVRFNKYQMAKRKDVERAFGVLQAKF